One genomic region from Agelaius phoeniceus isolate bAgePho1 chromosome 25, bAgePho1.hap1, whole genome shotgun sequence encodes:
- the LOC143695705 gene encoding uncharacterized protein LOC143695705, producing MIFLDRQKMFGAVKLSCSPLTFVLTFFQTQKDKIQGKIHPPIPSKEVSPEQEVKLDIGSQNEVGKAIHSEYAEPQSPTGRRTGCAALSSPAEESRDSLMKPLPFLFKGVTRVALGTGRGVTAYPVTTPSISERGQRVRPQEPGIIRRTLTKKQQEAVEQQCQQELPRC from the exons atgatattcctagatagacagaagatgtttggagctgtgaaattatcctgcagccctttgacttttgtcctcactttctttcagacgcagaaggataaaatccagggcaaaatccatccacccatcccgagTAAGGAggtttcccccgagcag gaGGTAAAGCTGGATATCGGCAGTCAAAATgaggtgggcaag gcaatccactcggagtacgccgagccccagtcaccaaccggccgACGCACCGGGTGTGCCGCTCTCTCGAGCCCTGCGGAAGAATCACGGGACTCGTtgatgaagcctctgccttttctgtttaaaggtgtcaccagggtagCCTTGGGCACTGGCCGAGGAGTCAcg GCTTACCCGGTGACAACTCCATCAATCTCGGAGCGCGGCCAAAGggtgcggccccaggagccgggcattATTAGGAGAACG ctgactaagaaacaacaggaagctgttgaacaacagtgccagcaggaacttCCCAGATGTTGA